CTAAAACAACACCATTTACATTTTTTGAACAATCTTCTAATGATTCAACCTCAAATCCACCAATAGATAATTTCTCAGAGAGATCTTCAGGAGTAGAAGTAATTTCTACTAAATTTTTCAACCAATTTTGAGAAACTTTCATATATATTTTTTAATCAATGATGATAAAAGAAATAAGTATATCTTCAAAAAAGTTTGTTGAAGATGTACAATAGAAAATTATACAATAAAGTATTAATTAAAATGGCCAAAAAAGGGACAAGAGTTGTAGTGACCCTGGAATGTACTGAAGCTAGAACAAGCACAGATCCTAAGAGATCAAATGGTGTCTCAAGATATACTACTGAAAAAAATCGTAGAAATACAACCGAAAGATTAGAACTAAAAAAGTTTAATCCTCATTTAAACAGAATGACAATTCACAAAGAAATTAAGTAATCAAATCAAATCATGCCTAATTCAATTTTTAAAAAACAATTATCACCTATCAAACCAGGGGATCCTATTGACTATAAGGATGTAGAGCTACTAAAAAAATTCATAACTGAGAGGGGAAAAATCCTACCAAGAAGAATGACAGGTTTAACCTCTAAGCAACAAAGAGATCTCACATTAGCTGTTAAGAGAGCCAGAATTGTAGCTCTTTTACCCTTCGTAAATCCTGAAGGATAATTTCATATTGAATATAGTTGGCACTATAATTAATATTTCAAATATTTGAAAGATTTAACAAATTTAAAAACATATATTATTGACTCTGATGATCCACATGAGGTTGATGACGCTATTTCATTAGAAATAAAAGAAGGAAATAAAAAAAATTTATGGATACATATTAGTAATCCATGCAAACTCTTTTTGCATGATTCTAATGTTGATTTAAATGCAAGAAAGAGAAATAGCAGTTTATATTTAATTGATCAATATGTCCCAATGCTTCCTAAAGATATTCTTGAGAAGGCAAATCTAGCTCAAAATAAAGTTTCAGAAACTATTAGTGCAGCAATAGAATTCAATGACGATGGATCAATAAATAAATATGAAATAACTGAAGCAATAATAAAACCAAAATATCAATTAACATATGAAGATGCAAATGAAATATTAGAAATAGAACCCAAAGAAGAAATAGAATTAATTGAGATTAAAAAATTATTAGAAAAAAGTATTACATATAGAAAGAAACAAGGAGCAATTATTTTTGAAAGTCCTAATAATAAAATTAAATTATATGAGGATAAGATTATACTAACTAAATTAGAGAAAACAATATCGCAGATTATAGTTGCAGAATCAATGATACTAATGGGTTATGTAACAAGTTTATTTATGGATAAATATGATTTAGCGGCTGCATTTAGGATTCAAAAAATAAACTGCGATCCATCTGAAATACTTAATAAATATAATGATAGTGATATTAAATATATAATACTAAAACAATATATGGGAAGAAGTTACATCACTACTAAGCCAGGAATCCATGAATCATTAGGCCTTAAAATGTATGTACAATGTACATCACCATTAAGAAGATATCTTGATTTGATTATACAAAGGCAAGTCTATAACAAAATTAATAATTACGAAGTTCTAAGTAAAGATTCAGTCTCTAAAATTCTTGATTATTCAAAAAATAGACAATTAGAGAATAATAATATATTTAAAAATGATAGATTTAAGTATTTAAAATTATTTTTTAAGAATGAAAAAAAACCTTTTTATAAAATAATATTTGTTAAGTGGATTAATCATAAAAAAAATATTGCTTTGGTTTATTTTCCAGATTATTCACTAGAAATACTTATTACTCTTTTTGTATCAATAGAAATATATAGTAATAAAATATATAAAGTTAAATATATTATAAATGATAATAATCTTTTAGAATTTATTTATTAGTAAGATAATAAACATAATGAGTTGTTATTAGTTTAAAAAATATCTGTTAGTATAAATAAAAAAACCTTATGACTTTTGTCATTACTACACCTTTATACTATGTTAATGATAAACCTCATTTAGGAAGTGTATATACAACAATAATTTGTGACTCAATAGCTAGGTATAAAAGGCTTTCAGGTGAAGATGTTATGTTTATCACGGGTGTTGATGAACATGGTTTGAAAATACAAAGAACAGCTCTTGAAAAGGGAATTGAACCAAAATCACATTGTGATGAAATCTCAGAAGTCTTTAATAATAATTGGAATGATTGGAATATATCGTTTGACAAATTTATAAGAACAAGCTCAAAAAATCATGAATTTGTTGTTAATGAATTTTATGAAAGAGTAAAAGCATCAGATGATATCTATATGGGAGTTCAAAAAGGTTGGTATTGTGTCGGTTGTGAAGAATTTAAAGATAATCCAGAAAACTCATCAACATACAAATGTCCAATACATCAAAAAAATCTAGAATGGAAAAATGAAGAGAATCTCTTTTTTAGGCTTTCAAAATATCAAAAAGAAATCGAGAAAATAATCAACGAACCTTCTTTTATAGAGCCAATAGAAAGAAAGAATGAAATTATAAATTTTGTTTCTAGAGGTTTAAAGGATTTTTCAATTTCAAGAACAAATGTTACATGGGGAATTCCAGTCCCTGGTTACGATAACCATACCTTTTATGTGTGGTTTGATGCTTTACTTGGATATGTAAGTGCCATTAGTTCTGATGAGACAGAACATTCATTGGAAAAATCAATTAATAGAGGATGGCCAGCTGATGTTCATTTAATTGGTAAGGATATTCTGAGATTCCATGCTGTATATTGGCCTGCAATGCTCATTTCTGCCAAAATGAAAGTTCCAAAAAAAGTTTTTGGCCACGGATTTCTTACAAGAGAGGGACAAAAAATGGGTAAAAGCTTAGGAAATGTACTCGACCCTGATTTATTGCTTACAAAATATGGAAATGATCCTGTAAGGTGGTACCTCATTAAAGACATATCACTAGGAAATGATGGAGATTTTCAAGATAAAAGATTTGTTGACATCATCAATAATGACTTAGCTAATACAATTGGTAATTTATTAAATAGAACATCATCTATGTCTAGAAAATGGTTTGATAATAAAGTGCCAAATAATGAAAAAATTTTAAGTGAAAATAAATTAGAGAATTTTGCCAAAATTGCAGTTGAGAACTATATTTATAACTTTGATAACTACAAATTAGATTTAGCAGCTAATGAAATACTTAGCCTAGCAATTAATACAAATTTGTATTTGAATGATAATCAGCCATGGCTGCTAATAAAAGAGAAAGATAATCTACCTCTAGTTAAAGAAATTATTTATAACGTTTTAGAAAGTACACGAATAATAGGATTATTATTACTACCTTTATTGCCCGATTTATCTATAAAAATTAATGAACAACTTGGTTCTATATACACGGAGGAGACTCCTTGGAAAAAACAATTAATTTGGGGATTATTAGTTAACAACTCAAGTCTTCCTAAACCCAATCCAATTATAAATAAACTTGAGTATGAGCAAAAATTATAGATTAATAATTTTCCTTCCATTATTTATGCTTGGTTGCACCCCAAATGTAATTGATGAAAATAAAGTTATACAAAAAATAGACAGTTTAGATATGACTATTTTCTCTAAAAGTGGAGATAAAATATATTCTATTACCAGTCCAAATTCAAGTTATGACAATATTGAATTAAAATTCGAATTAAAAAAACCTATTATTAACATTCTTAATGGGAAAGAAACTAAATATATTATTAGTTCAGAAGAATCTACATTATCAGACAACAATAAACTCTTGAAAATGAAAGGGAATGTTAAATTAAAAACTTTAAAAAAGAATGAGGATATTTTAAATGCTGATAATTTTATTTGGAATATAGAAAATACTAACTATCTACTAGAGGGTAATATAAGATTTGAAAATCAAAATATCATCTTAAATTCAGGAAAAGCCATATTGGGTTCAGATAACATAATTGAATTTTTCAATCCAGTAAAATATATAATTAAAGATGAAAATAACGAGAATACATATGAAATAAACTCAGAAAATGCTTTCTATAATTTAAATAATGAATCAGTAAGCTTTAAAGCAAAAGATAAAAGAGTTAAATCAATAATATATTTTTAAATTTTATTTTTTGAGAAAATATTATTAATTTTTTTGGACCAGTTATTAATCCATTTTTCATCAGACTTGGTAAAACACTTAGCACTCCAGCCTCCAATCAATATGAAAGCCTTATTATTTATAGGTACAACTAAAATAGATGGAATTTCAGCACAAAAATTATAAAATTCATCTCTTCCAGGATAAAATTTAGTGTTTGCCAATGATATTAATTTCATATCTTTAATAGATCTCAGACAAGTTTCCCCAGGTTTAAAATTATTACTTGAAGTGATACCCCTCCTTAATATATTGACGCCATCATTGTGGATTAATATTGCTGCTGCTGCTGTAGAAGTTAATATTGCTTCAGAACCCCATGCAAGTTCATCAATAACTTCATCCGGCATGTTTCTATCGAAGAGAAACTTATTTTCTCCTTTTAAAACAGCTTTCTCACCAGCTATGGGTTGGAATTGTTTAAATAAAAAACCTATCAAAATAATAAATAACGAAGCTATTGCAGCTAACACTTGTGCTCTTTCAAGCTCAGGAGTGATTGTTTCTATTGAAATGAAATTTGCTATCTGAAAAATAAAAAGTATTACACCGACTGATATTAATGATTTCCCATTGAATCCCATATTTTAAATATGTTATTTCTAATTAAATTATGCAAATATTATATTGTTTAGTACATTTAAAATTACTCAAACATATGGTTTTTAATATATAATTAACCAAAACCTCTCAAAATGAACCTAAACATCAATAAATATATACTTTCTCTTATCTTTACTGGCTTTATTTTTATTCTTGTCCCTTCGGCTACCTACGCAAATGAAATTAATAGTTTAAATAAATATTTTGGTATTACTCAACAGAAGACTGTTATAAATTACGAAAAAAGTCAGCCCTCATCTATTGACAACCCTGTAGTGGATCCAAATTTTAACACTATGAGATCAAAAGATACTGAGAGTTCGACTGCTACTTATATAGTTATAGGTTTGTTAATTGCTGCCACAATTATTCCTTTAGCAACATGGTGGTATTTCTCTAAATAATAGAGAATTTATGAATGCTAAGGATTTAAGTATTAGTGAATATTCATCTTATATAGTTTTTATTACAGGGGGGACAAAGAGTGGCAAAAGTGAATTCGCGGAGCATCTTGCTAAGGATGTAAATAAATTATCATATGTCGCCTTATCTGAAAACAATTTGGATGATAAAGAATGGCAATATAAAATTAATTCACATCGAAAAAGAAGGCCAAAAGATTGGAAATTAATAGAAACGACAGATCTATTAAATACATTAAGGAAAGAAGAAGGTCCATTATTAATAGATTCTATTGGCGGATTCGTTATGAAAAATATAGGCAAGGAACAAAATGAATGGTCAACAAAAATGAATTCACTTATAAGTCTCTTAACTATAAGAAAAAGCATAACAATTATTGTTGGAGAACAAGTAGGTTGGAGTTTGGTCTCTGAATATAAAATTGGTAATACATATATTGAAAGAATTGGCGAACTTCAAAAGAGAATAACCAAAATATCAAAAGATAATTGGCTGGCTATAAACGGCAGAGCAATCAAAATAGATGAAATAAGTATTGAAATACCTACTTAAAATTGGAAGTCGCTCTTTTTGAACCTAGAATCCCACAAAATACTGGTAATATAGCCAGATCATGTGCTGCATTTAATATACCTTTAAATCTTATTGAGCCCTTGGGTTTTAAAATAGAAGACAAATATTTAAAAAGAGCAGGATTAGACTATTGGCCTCTAGTTACTGTTAATCAGTATGAGAATTTTGAAAAATTTTTAGCGTCAAAATCAACAAAAAGAATAATTTCTTTTAGTAAAAAGAATGGATTATATTTGAAGGATTTTAAATTTAAGCAAGATGATATTTTGCTATTTGGTAGAGAAGATTCAGGATTACCCGATTCCATAATTGATAAAAGCGACTTTTTAATATCAATATTTATGCCGAATATACAGACTAGTAACAATGATCAAAAAGGCGTTAGAAGTCTAAACCTTTCTGTAGCATGCGGAATTGCTATATATGAGGCGCACAAACAAATAAATTTTAAAAATGGTAATTAAGTACAACCAATGTCTTACAATATTCCCATGTCTCGGTAGCTCAGCTGGTTAGAGCGGCGGATTCATAGCCCGCAGGTCGCGTGTTCAAGTCACGCTCGAGACATTTTCAATACTTTTCAATTGAAGAACATAGGTGAAGTTTTAATTTAACTATTGAAAACAATAATGTTTAATTCACTCGGCACAGTCTTAGATCCAAAAAAATCTAAAGCAAAATATCCAGTAGCAAGAGTTATAGTTCTTGATGACAATTTTAATACTTTTCAGCATGTCGCAAATTGTCTTCTAACAATAATCCCAAGCATGAGTGAACAAAGGGCATGGGATCTAACCATCAAAGTTGACAAGACAGGATCTGCAGAGGTGTGGAGAGGTGATCTTGAACAGGCAGAGCTATATCATGAGCAACTATTAAGCAAAGGATTAACAATGGCTCCAATTGAGAAAACATAAAATAAGTAAGATTGACAGAAATTTTTTGGCTTATAAATTCAAATCGTTCAAGGGTTAAAAGATTTTCAAAGAATAATCAAAATAAAGATAAATTTTTTGAATATATGTTTATTGACTCTGGAAGAATTCTTGGTGTTTTAGGAAAAGAACCCCCTCTTATGACAACCAGAGAGGAACTTAAAGTTGATAAAGCTAGAGATGAATGGAGAAAGTTAATCGCTCAAGGTTGGAGGAGAACCAAACCAGTTTGGGAAGACTATTAGTATCCAATATTGTTACTAGGATTAGTTATATAAATTATGAGATTTAGGACATAGTTAGCGGGTAAATTTAATGGTTTCAAAAGTAACAAAGCCATTCCTTGAGTCACATTAAAATTTTTATTTTTCATAAAAATATAAAAGTCTCATTTTAATTATAAAAAGACTGTCAAATACAAACTAAAAATAGTGAAAAAAAAGTTATATATGCATTTATTGATTAAGGATTTTTCAAGATATCTAATATCTAAAACTTATTTTAAAAAATTATAGATTTAGGATTACTTGTTAATTCTTTAAAAAAAAATCAACTTTATAATTTAATAATCCCTACTGTTTAGTACTTATAATTACACAAATAAGTATCTCATCTAAAGCAAAAGATCAAGAGCTTTATTTGGTATTGGAATAGTTGCATTAAGTATTGGATTAATATCAAAAAAAGTAATTAACTATCCAGCTGGAGGATTTATGAAAGGTACACAATAAATAACCTTTAATATCTAACCATTAATCATCTTACATTTTCCTTAATTCTTAAATCCAGTCAACTTTGATAATTCTTTTAGTGAAAGTACACCTAAAATTAGTTTTCCATTTATTTCCCATGTGGGAAACCCTTTAATTTTTTTATCAATGCATAATTGAGTTTGACTGTTTATGC
This is a stretch of genomic DNA from Prochlorococcus marinus XMU1412. It encodes these proteins:
- a CDS encoding bifunctional adenosylcobinamide kinase/adenosylcobinamide-phosphate guanylyltransferase yields the protein MNAKDLSISEYSSYIVFITGGTKSGKSEFAEHLAKDVNKLSYVALSENNLDDKEWQYKINSHRKRRPKDWKLIETTDLLNTLRKEEGPLLIDSIGGFVMKNIGKEQNEWSTKMNSLISLLTIRKSITIIVGEQVGWSLVSEYKIGNTYIERIGELQKRITKISKDNWLAINGRAIKIDEISIEIPT
- the rpsR gene encoding 30S ribosomal protein S18 yields the protein MPNSIFKKQLSPIKPGDPIDYKDVELLKKFITERGKILPRRMTGLTSKQQRDLTLAVKRARIVALLPFVNPEG
- a CDS encoding DUF1651 domain-containing protein gives rise to the protein MTEIFWLINSNRSRVKRFSKNNQNKDKFFEYMFIDSGRILGVLGKEPPLMTTREELKVDKARDEWRKLIAQGWRRTKPVWEDY
- the lptC gene encoding LPS export ABC transporter periplasmic protein LptC; amino-acid sequence: MSKNYRLIIFLPLFMLGCTPNVIDENKVIQKIDSLDMTIFSKSGDKIYSITSPNSSYDNIELKFELKKPIINILNGKETKYIISSEESTLSDNNKLLKMKGNVKLKTLKKNEDILNADNFIWNIENTNYLLEGNIRFENQNIILNSGKAILGSDNIIEFFNPVKYIIKDENNENTYEINSENAFYNLNNESVSFKAKDKRVKSIIYF
- a CDS encoding fusion glycoprotein F0, with the protein product MNLNINKYILSLIFTGFIFILVPSATYANEINSLNKYFGITQQKTVINYEKSQPSSIDNPVVDPNFNTMRSKDTESSTATYIVIGLLIAATIIPLATWWYFSK
- a CDS encoding cofactor assembly of complex C subunit B, with translation MGFNGKSLISVGVILFIFQIANFISIETITPELERAQVLAAIASLFIILIGFLFKQFQPIAGEKAVLKGENKFLFDRNMPDEVIDELAWGSEAILTSTAAAAILIHNDGVNILRRGITSSNNFKPGETCLRSIKDMKLISLANTKFYPGRDEFYNFCAEIPSILVVPINNKAFILIGGWSAKCFTKSDEKWINNWSKKINNIFSKNKI
- the metG gene encoding methionine--tRNA ligase, yielding MTFVITTPLYYVNDKPHLGSVYTTIICDSIARYKRLSGEDVMFITGVDEHGLKIQRTALEKGIEPKSHCDEISEVFNNNWNDWNISFDKFIRTSSKNHEFVVNEFYERVKASDDIYMGVQKGWYCVGCEEFKDNPENSSTYKCPIHQKNLEWKNEENLFFRLSKYQKEIEKIINEPSFIEPIERKNEIINFVSRGLKDFSISRTNVTWGIPVPGYDNHTFYVWFDALLGYVSAISSDETEHSLEKSINRGWPADVHLIGKDILRFHAVYWPAMLISAKMKVPKKVFGHGFLTREGQKMGKSLGNVLDPDLLLTKYGNDPVRWYLIKDISLGNDGDFQDKRFVDIINNDLANTIGNLLNRTSSMSRKWFDNKVPNNEKILSENKLENFAKIAVENYIYNFDNYKLDLAANEILSLAINTNLYLNDNQPWLLIKEKDNLPLVKEIIYNVLESTRIIGLLLLPLLPDLSIKINEQLGSIYTEETPWKKQLIWGLLVNNSSLPKPNPIINKLEYEQKL
- a CDS encoding ribonuclease catalytic domain-containing protein produces the protein MKDLTNLKTYIIDSDDPHEVDDAISLEIKEGNKKNLWIHISNPCKLFLHDSNVDLNARKRNSSLYLIDQYVPMLPKDILEKANLAQNKVSETISAAIEFNDDGSINKYEITEAIIKPKYQLTYEDANEILEIEPKEEIELIEIKKLLEKSITYRKKQGAIIFESPNNKIKLYEDKIILTKLEKTISQIIVAESMILMGYVTSLFMDKYDLAAAFRIQKINCDPSEILNKYNDSDIKYIILKQYMGRSYITTKPGIHESLGLKMYVQCTSPLRRYLDLIIQRQVYNKINNYEVLSKDSVSKILDYSKNRQLENNNIFKNDRFKYLKLFFKNEKKPFYKIIFVKWINHKKNIALVYFPDYSLEILITLFVSIEIYSNKIYKVKYIINDNNLLEFIY
- a CDS encoding tRNA (cytidine(34)-2'-O)-methyltransferase, yielding MEVALFEPRIPQNTGNIARSCAAFNIPLNLIEPLGFKIEDKYLKRAGLDYWPLVTVNQYENFEKFLASKSTKRIISFSKKNGLYLKDFKFKQDDILLFGREDSGLPDSIIDKSDFLISIFMPNIQTSNNDQKGVRSLNLSVACGIAIYEAHKQINFKNGN
- the clpS gene encoding ATP-dependent Clp protease adapter ClpS; the encoded protein is MFNSLGTVLDPKKSKAKYPVARVIVLDDNFNTFQHVANCLLTIIPSMSEQRAWDLTIKVDKTGSAEVWRGDLEQAELYHEQLLSKGLTMAPIEKT
- the rpmG gene encoding 50S ribosomal protein L33, with the translated sequence MAKKGTRVVVTLECTEARTSTDPKRSNGVSRYTTEKNRRNTTERLELKKFNPHLNRMTIHKEIK